Proteins from a single region of Acyrthosiphon pisum isolate AL4f unplaced genomic scaffold, pea_aphid_22Mar2018_4r6ur Scaffold_18005;HRSCAF=18680, whole genome shotgun sequence:
- the LOC100574930 gene encoding voltage-dependent T-type calcium channel subunit alpha-1G-like: MERPNIPPDSKERTFLGTANYVFTVVFALEMFVKVVAAGMFYGTEPYFKSGWNIMDGLLVVVSIIDLLMSLISESSPKIFGILRVFRLLRSLRPLRVINRAPGLKLVVQTLLSSLRPIGNIVLICCTFFIIFGILGVQVSTLLLLLLLL; this comes from the exons ATGGAGAGACCGAACATACCGCCGGACAGCAAAGAGCGGACGTTTTTGGGCACGGCCAATTACGTTTTCACCGTGGTGTTTGCGCTCGAGATGTTTGTCAAA GTCGTAGCCGCGGGCATGTTCTACGGCACGGAACCGTATTTCAAGTCCGGTTGGAACATCATGGACGGATTGCTCGTGGTCGTGTCCATCATAGATCTGCTCATGTCACTGATCTCCGAGAGCAGCCCAAAGATATTTGGAATACTAAGG GTGTTTAGACTGTTAAGATCGCTGAGGCCGTTGAGAGTGATCAACAGAGCCCCGGGCCTAAAATTAGTGGTACAGACACTACTTTCGTCTTTAAGGCCAATAGGCAATATTGTACTgatttgttgtacatttttcataattttcggTATTTTAGGAGTTCAAGtgagtacattattattattattattattattataa